The Pirellulales bacterium genome contains a region encoding:
- a CDS encoding iron-containing alcohol dehydrogenase gives MEMIDFQMATRVLFGPGRLAGLGELAREFGARRALVVSDEGVIHAGHARRGLDALEAAGVETRLFSGVHENPTDEHVESGRQLAAEFQPELIVGLGGGSSMDCAKGINFVHAGGGRMQDYWGLNKAQGKLLPLIAVPTTAGTGSETQSFALISDAKTHVKMACGDRRAAARVALIDPLTTLTQPVSVTALTGYDALSHAVETWVTRRRHALSLVFSREAFRLLATNYLRVLAEPNHVEARGGMQLGACIAGMAIENSMLGATHALANPLTAKFDIPHGQAIAVMLPHVVRFNGEDAQVFEWYCELLAAVAAVPDAPSPSEGSIGLSEFLTRLAQRGGLKTTLHELGVPADALYELAVEAAKQWTGTFNPRPVGEAELLALYNAALGAS, from the coding sequence GGGCGATTGGCTGGTTTGGGCGAGTTGGCCCGCGAGTTCGGCGCGCGGCGAGCGCTCGTGGTCAGCGACGAGGGCGTTATCCACGCCGGCCACGCGCGGCGCGGCCTCGACGCCCTGGAAGCCGCCGGTGTCGAGACGCGCTTGTTCTCCGGGGTGCACGAAAACCCGACCGATGAGCACGTCGAATCCGGCCGGCAACTGGCCGCGGAATTTCAACCCGAATTGATCGTCGGCCTGGGCGGCGGCAGCTCGATGGACTGCGCCAAGGGGATCAACTTCGTCCACGCCGGCGGCGGGCGGATGCAGGACTACTGGGGACTGAACAAGGCACAAGGAAAGTTGCTGCCGTTGATCGCCGTGCCGACGACCGCCGGCACCGGTAGCGAGACCCAGTCGTTTGCGCTGATCTCCGACGCGAAGACCCATGTCAAGATGGCCTGCGGCGATCGCCGGGCCGCCGCGCGCGTGGCGCTGATCGATCCCCTGACCACGCTCACGCAACCGGTCAGCGTCACGGCGCTGACAGGCTACGACGCGCTTTCGCACGCCGTCGAGACCTGGGTGACCCGCAGGCGGCACGCGCTCTCGCTGGTCTTCAGCCGCGAAGCGTTCCGGTTGCTGGCGACCAACTACTTGCGCGTGCTGGCCGAGCCCAATCATGTCGAGGCCCGAGGCGGCATGCAGTTGGGGGCCTGCATCGCCGGCATGGCCATCGAAAACTCGATGTTGGGCGCAACACATGCCCTGGCCAATCCACTCACGGCGAAGTTCGACATTCCACACGGTCAGGCCATTGCGGTGATGCTGCCGCACGTCGTGCGCTTCAACGGCGAAGACGCGCAGGTGTTCGAGTGGTACTGCGAATTGCTGGCCGCCGTTGCCGCGGTACCCGATGCACCGTCGCCGAGCGAAGGTTCGATCGGGCTGAGCGAGTTTTTGACCCGGCTGGCCCAGCGCGGGGGACTGAAAACGACGCTGCATGAGTTGGGTGTCCCGGCCGACGCGCTGTACGAGCTGGCCGTCGAGGCGGCCAAGCAATGGACCGGCACCTTCAATCCGCGCCCGGTCGGCGAGGCCGAGTTGTTGGCCCTCTATAATGCCGCCTTGGGGGCGAGCTAA